Proteins from a single region of Syntrophales bacterium:
- a CDS encoding glycosyltransferase family 4 protein gives MKILMFGWEFPPSISGGLGTACRGLTEGLLNQGAGILLVVPQTVKGRHHESLRVIDGRVSVPLDRNDMPLSGTPVGEVLERSVGSLLAPYMTEESYRDAHDRSRETEGMENGSDNDLEAEYRYGSNMHEEVYRYARIARTIARAEDFDIIAAHDWMTIPAGMAAREVSGVPLVIHIHSLEPDRSPLRVNEVMYGIERFGMLAADHVIAVSHYTKKKIVEQYGIAEQKISVIHNAALPLMQSGERWEMRAEKAIKPQRRGRNVLFLGRVTGQKGPRYFLDAAQKVLAEDPDIRFIVAGSGDMMGMMRQGVHDRGIAGSVVFTGFLKGDEVAEAYAMSDLYVMTSVSEPFGITALEAIDQGIPVILSRQSGVVEVLRRCPAVDATDTDTLARTILDVLKDDNLRESIVRDGKEDMAGLTWARQAALMMERYHMVKDNEQSETYRAGIPGGGETGKT, from the coding sequence ATGAAAATCCTCATGTTCGGCTGGGAATTTCCTCCTTCCATCAGCGGCGGGCTGGGAACGGCCTGCCGGGGCCTCACGGAGGGGCTCCTCAACCAGGGCGCGGGCATTCTCCTCGTTGTGCCTCAAACCGTGAAAGGACGACACCACGAATCCCTGAGGGTCATCGACGGGAGAGTATCGGTGCCCCTTGACCGGAACGATATGCCGCTGTCCGGGACGCCCGTTGGCGAGGTGCTGGAACGGTCCGTGGGAAGTCTCCTTGCCCCCTATATGACGGAGGAATCCTATCGGGATGCCCATGACCGTTCCCGGGAGACGGAGGGAATGGAGAACGGGTCCGACAATGATCTCGAGGCTGAATACCGGTACGGATCGAATATGCATGAGGAAGTGTATCGCTATGCCCGGATCGCCCGAACCATTGCCCGCGCTGAAGATTTCGACATCATCGCCGCCCATGACTGGATGACCATACCTGCGGGAATGGCGGCCCGGGAGGTTTCGGGAGTTCCGCTGGTCATCCATATCCATTCCCTGGAACCGGACAGAAGCCCGTTGCGGGTTAACGAGGTCATGTACGGTATTGAACGTTTCGGCATGCTTGCGGCGGATCACGTTATCGCCGTCAGTCACTATACAAAAAAGAAAATTGTGGAACAGTACGGGATCGCGGAACAGAAAATATCGGTGATCCACAATGCGGCACTACCGCTTATGCAGTCCGGGGAGCGGTGGGAAATGCGGGCCGAGAAAGCGATAAAGCCTCAGCGGCGGGGAAGAAACGTACTGTTTCTGGGGAGGGTGACGGGCCAGAAAGGACCCCGGTATTTTCTTGACGCGGCCCAGAAGGTTCTTGCGGAAGATCCGGACATCCGTTTCATCGTGGCAGGGTCCGGTGATATGATGGGAATGATGCGGCAGGGTGTCCATGACAGAGGGATCGCCGGCAGTGTTGTCTTCACCGGTTTTTTGAAGGGAGATGAGGTGGCGGAGGCGTACGCGATGAGTGACCTCTACGTCATGACCAGTGTTTCGGAACCCTTCGGCATCACGGCCCTGGAGGCGATCGATCAGGGCATCCCCGTTATTCTGTCCAGGCAATCAGGTGTTGTGGAGGTCCTCCGCCGTTGCCCCGCCGTTGATGCGACGGATACCGATACCCTGGCGCGGACGATCCTGGATGTGCTGAAGGACGACAATCTTCGGGAGTCCATCGTCAGGGACGGGAAAGAAGATATGGCGGGATTGACCTGGGCCCGGCAGGCGGCTCTGATGATGGAACGATACCATATGGTGAAAGACAATGAACAATCTGAAACATACCGGGCAGGAATCCCGGGTGGTGGAGAGACAGGGAAAACATGA
- a CDS encoding bifunctional oligoribonuclease/PAP phosphatase NrnA, whose protein sequence is MAPDQGTVEGPAHNLLGMASGKRSILIVCHNNPDPDSMAAAQALKTIFLSQNHKRKVVIGYGGIVGRAENRQMIRRLKIEITPIRDIDFKKFSLVCLVDSQPRTGNNDIPRTVIPHVVIDHHPLRPATKKSPLYDVRPGYGSSSTILTEYLIELGLVPDRRLATALFYGLKTDTGGLSRSVTKPDLAALNYLLPLTSPRTLAAIETPPVPKGYYLKYVEAIENAVLYQDVIVTDLGRLNNPEIVAEMADFLLRMETIRWVLAFGEYRDELILSVRTSRKGWWAGKIALRLVRGIGSGGGHERAAGGTVLFGKMSREERNRITGRLVGRFLKAVVGSAGVPGKPLFAGRSQEGPPETNNSGRERK, encoded by the coding sequence ATGGCCCCGGACCAGGGAACGGTGGAAGGTCCTGCCCATAACCTGCTTGGCATGGCCTCGGGTAAGCGCTCCATTCTCATCGTGTGTCACAACAATCCGGATCCGGACAGCATGGCAGCCGCCCAAGCCCTCAAGACCATCTTCCTGAGTCAAAACCATAAGAGAAAAGTCGTCATCGGCTATGGCGGAATCGTCGGCAGGGCTGAGAACCGCCAGATGATACGCCGGCTGAAAATAGAGATTACCCCCATCAGAGATATTGATTTCAAAAAGTTTTCCCTCGTCTGTCTTGTGGACAGCCAGCCCCGGACCGGTAACAACGATATCCCGCGGACGGTGATCCCCCACGTTGTCATTGACCACCACCCCCTTCGGCCGGCCACGAAAAAGAGTCCATTGTACGATGTGCGGCCGGGATACGGAAGTTCTTCAACGATCCTGACGGAGTACCTCATAGAGCTTGGCCTTGTGCCGGACCGCAGACTTGCGACGGCACTGTTTTACGGGCTCAAGACCGATACGGGGGGGCTGAGCCGCTCGGTGACGAAGCCCGATCTTGCCGCCCTCAACTACCTGTTGCCCCTCACGTCCCCCCGCACCCTTGCGGCCATTGAAACTCCCCCTGTTCCAAAAGGTTATTATCTCAAGTACGTGGAGGCCATAGAGAATGCCGTTCTCTATCAGGACGTCATCGTCACAGACCTCGGCAGGCTCAACAATCCTGAAATTGTGGCGGAGATGGCCGACTTTCTCTTGAGAATGGAGACAATCCGGTGGGTTCTTGCCTTCGGTGAATACCGTGACGAACTGATTTTATCGGTGCGAACCTCACGTAAAGGCTGGTGGGCCGGCAAGATCGCCCTGCGCCTCGTGCGGGGAATAGGTTCCGGAGGAGGGCACGAAAGAGCCGCCGGAGGCACTGTTCTTTTCGGGAAGATGTCCCGGGAGGAACGCAACAGAATAACGGGACGGCTGGTGGGCCGTTTTCTGAAAGCGGTGGTGGGGTCCGCGGGAGTTCCGGGGAAACCGCTTTTTGCCGGTCGATCCCAGGAGGGTCCCCCGGAGACGAATAACAGCGGCAGGGAAAGAAAATGA